The Collimonas sp. PA-H2 genome contains a region encoding:
- a CDS encoding M23 family metallopeptidase, with amino-acid sequence MQVILLHPRFNRAKSITLGARHVALMVAAFLFSVLLATVLLYFLTTHYSLSLPFAGKTAVSTAAGGVPDKDKYLKENLAAMAIKLGEMQAQLMRLDALGERVQGLAGVKPEEFNFKEAPGRGGAESSSLSGRASHDMSMSEFQQALEAMSRDVGYRADYMNVVETVLMSDRIKSKLLPTNQPVNVAYNSSSFGWRLDPFTGRSAFHEGLDFPAIVGTAIVAAAGGVVIDAEYHPQYGNMLDIDHGNDIITRYAHASRLLVKVGDIVQRGQHIADIGTTGRSTGPHLHFEVRIKGVAQDPRKFLNAGTDLAKMATLARK; translated from the coding sequence ATGCAGGTAATTCTGTTGCACCCGCGCTTTAATCGCGCAAAATCCATCACTTTGGGCGCCAGGCACGTGGCATTGATGGTCGCCGCCTTCCTATTCTCGGTATTGCTGGCGACGGTCCTGCTGTATTTCCTCACGACTCATTATTCTCTCAGCTTGCCGTTTGCCGGCAAGACTGCGGTCAGCACCGCGGCCGGCGGCGTGCCGGACAAGGACAAATATCTGAAAGAAAACCTGGCGGCGATGGCGATCAAGCTGGGTGAAATGCAGGCACAGCTGATGCGTCTCGACGCCCTGGGCGAGCGGGTGCAGGGACTGGCCGGCGTCAAGCCGGAAGAATTCAACTTCAAGGAGGCGCCGGGACGCGGCGGCGCCGAATCCAGCAGCCTGAGCGGCCGCGCTTCCCATGACATGAGCATGAGCGAGTTCCAGCAGGCGCTGGAAGCCATGTCGCGCGACGTCGGCTATCGCGCCGACTACATGAACGTGGTCGAAACAGTGCTGATGAGCGACAGGATCAAGTCCAAGCTGCTGCCGACCAATCAGCCGGTCAATGTCGCCTACAACTCGTCGAGTTTCGGCTGGCGCCTCGATCCCTTCACTGGCCGCAGCGCCTTCCACGAAGGGTTGGATTTCCCGGCCATCGTGGGCACCGCGATCGTGGCGGCAGCGGGCGGCGTGGTGATCGACGCCGAATATCACCCGCAGTACGGCAACATGCTCGATATCGACCACGGCAACGATATCATCACCCGCTATGCGCACGCCTCGCGCCTGCTGGTAAAGGTGGGCGATATCGTGCAGCGCGGCCAGCATATTGCCGATATCGGCACCACCGGGCGTTCCACCGGACCGCATCTGCATTTCGAGGTCAGGATCAAGGGTGTGGCCCAGGATCCGCGCAAGTTCCTGAACGCCGGCACCGATTTGGCCAAGATGGCGACATTGGCAAGAAAGTAA
- a CDS encoding DciA family protein has protein sequence MAALLPAVTRMAALQKQCAAELPPMFSACEVLQCEAGQLVLSAPNAALATKLKQQLPRLQNQLQSGNWQINAIRIKVQVSQNVVKAPPPKQALLSSNAVLAFASLMEDLAPSAANEALKNAIAAMVNRHHSKNSKG, from the coding sequence ATGGCGGCGCTACTGCCCGCTGTCACGCGTATGGCGGCCTTGCAAAAGCAATGCGCCGCCGAATTGCCACCCATGTTCAGTGCTTGCGAAGTGCTGCAATGTGAAGCAGGACAACTCGTCTTGTCAGCGCCCAATGCCGCTCTCGCAACTAAACTGAAGCAACAACTGCCGCGCCTGCAAAACCAGTTGCAATCAGGAAATTGGCAGATTAATGCAATCCGAATCAAAGTGCAAGTAAGCCAAAACGTCGTCAAAGCGCCGCCGCCCAAGCAAGCCCTGCTTTCATCCAACGCGGTGTTGGCATTCGCTTCACTGATGGAAGATCTGGCGCCTTCGGCTGCCAACGAAGCGCTGAAAAATGCCATCGCGGCGATGGTCAATCGTCATCACAGCAAAAATAGTAAGGGCTGA
- a CDS encoding PTS sugar transporter subunit IIA, with the protein MNSIGELLAAEHILLDLDVSHKEQVFEAAEQLFGGRHGLSRNQALNALAAREALGSTGLGAGVAVPHARIRGLAQAVLAYMRPRTPIPFDAPDARPVTDIIVILIPEHATDQHLKLLAEVAEMFQDRRFRERLASCSDAAAARRTFTSWPE; encoded by the coding sequence ATGAACAGTATTGGTGAACTGCTGGCTGCCGAGCATATCCTGCTTGATCTGGATGTATCGCACAAAGAACAGGTTTTCGAGGCGGCCGAACAGCTCTTCGGCGGCCGCCATGGCCTGTCCAGAAACCAGGCGCTGAATGCGCTGGCGGCGCGCGAGGCGCTGGGCTCGACCGGGCTGGGCGCCGGCGTCGCGGTGCCGCACGCGCGCATCCGCGGCCTGGCGCAGGCAGTGCTGGCGTATATGCGGCCACGCACGCCGATTCCATTCGACGCGCCTGACGCCCGGCCGGTAACGGACATCATCGTCATCCTGATCCCAGAACACGCCACCGACCAGCATCTGAAACTGCTGGCAGAAGTCGCCGAAATGTTCCAGGACCGGCGCTTCCGCGAACGACTGGCCTCGTGCAGCGACGCTGCCGCCGCCCGCCGCACCTTTACCAGCTGGCCTGAATAA
- a CDS encoding ABC transporter permease subunit — MPNRAYPDITAPQLRTGWRFGWVDILVVLAMLLLFWLVFSLSGDMRVHFDELHPPPLSLEVGMIPYYTARTVLRMFIAFGASLLFTFIWGYIAAKSPRARKVMLPILDILQSVPVLGFLSITVTGFLALFPGSLLGVECASIFAVFTAQAWNMTFGFYHSLVTIPAELSEAASIFRLNRWQRFTTLELPTSAIGLMWNSMMSFGGGWFFVAQSEAITVLNKNIKLPGLGSYMAAAVEAGNTRAALYAIGAMIFTILLIDQLVWRPLVAWAEKFKLENTEAKDSPQSWMLDLLQRSNVIGWLFQRIGRVVGRVSQRLSSVASDVTESVTRNAPTLFKQGLRVALWLAIAAGIVWLVIDAFGVAREIKTEMTGAAMLHVVWLGVLTFLRVLAMMIVATLIWTPIGVWIGLRPRVARIAQPLAQIAASFPVNMTFPFIVVFFITANIPINVGSILLMALGTQWYILFNVIAGAMAIPTDLREAAQMFGLRKWRLWKTVIIPAIFPFWVTGAVTATGGAWNASIVAEVASWGNNKLVADGLGAYIAQVTEKGDKPAIYFSIVVMSLFVVLINRFLWRRLYALAEHKFKLD, encoded by the coding sequence ATGCCCAACCGCGCTTATCCGGATATCACGGCGCCCCAGTTGCGGACTGGTTGGCGCTTCGGCTGGGTCGACATCCTGGTCGTGCTGGCGATGCTGCTACTGTTCTGGCTGGTGTTCTCGCTCAGCGGCGACATGCGCGTGCATTTCGACGAACTGCATCCGCCGCCGCTGTCGCTGGAAGTCGGGATGATCCCATATTACACCGCGCGCACCGTGCTGCGGATGTTCATCGCCTTCGGCGCTTCCCTGCTGTTCACCTTTATCTGGGGCTACATCGCTGCCAAGAGTCCGCGTGCGCGCAAGGTCATGCTGCCGATCCTGGATATCCTGCAATCGGTGCCGGTGCTGGGTTTCCTGTCGATCACGGTGACCGGCTTCCTGGCCCTGTTCCCGGGCAGCCTGCTGGGCGTTGAATGCGCCAGCATCTTTGCGGTGTTCACGGCGCAAGCCTGGAACATGACCTTCGGCTTTTACCACTCGCTGGTGACGATTCCGGCCGAGCTGTCGGAAGCCGCATCCATATTCCGTCTCAACCGCTGGCAGCGCTTTACCACGCTGGAACTGCCGACATCGGCCATCGGCCTGATGTGGAACTCGATGATGAGCTTCGGCGGCGGCTGGTTTTTCGTGGCGCAGAGCGAAGCGATCACGGTGCTGAACAAGAACATCAAGCTGCCAGGACTGGGCTCGTACATGGCGGCGGCGGTCGAGGCCGGCAACACGCGCGCCGCGCTGTATGCTATCGGCGCCATGATTTTCACCATTCTCTTGATCGATCAGCTGGTGTGGCGGCCGCTGGTGGCCTGGGCCGAGAAATTCAAGCTGGAAAATACCGAGGCGAAAGACAGCCCACAATCCTGGATGCTGGATCTGCTGCAGCGTTCCAACGTGATCGGCTGGTTGTTCCAACGCATCGGGCGCGTCGTCGGGCGCGTCAGCCAGCGCCTGTCCTCGGTTGCCAGCGATGTCACGGAAAGCGTGACGCGCAATGCGCCGACACTCTTCAAACAGGGATTGCGCGTGGCGCTCTGGCTGGCGATCGCCGCCGGCATCGTCTGGCTGGTGATCGACGCCTTCGGCGTTGCCCGCGAGATCAAGACCGAGATGACCGGCGCCGCGATGCTGCACGTGGTCTGGCTGGGCGTCCTGACCTTCCTGCGGGTGCTGGCGATGATGATCGTCGCCACCCTGATCTGGACTCCAATCGGGGTCTGGATAGGCTTGCGGCCGCGGGTCGCGCGCATAGCCCAGCCGTTGGCGCAGATTGCCGCCTCGTTTCCGGTCAACATGACTTTTCCCTTCATCGTGGTGTTTTTCATCACGGCGAATATCCCCATCAACGTCGGCAGCATCCTGCTGATGGCATTAGGCACCCAGTGGTATATCCTGTTTAATGTAATCGCCGGCGCCATGGCGATTCCCACCGACCTGCGGGAAGCGGCGCAGATGTTCGGCTTGCGTAAATGGCGCCTGTGGAAGACCGTGATCATTCCGGCGATTTTCCCGTTCTGGGTGACCGGAGCCGTCACCGCCACCGGTGGTGCTTGGAATGCCAGCATCGTGGCCGAAGTTGCGTCATGGGGCAACAACAAATTGGTGGCTGACGGCCTGGGCGCCTACATTGCGCAGGTCACCGAGAAAGGCGACAAGCCCGCTATTTATTTCAGCATCGTGGTGATGTCGCTGTTCGTGGTGCTGATCAACCGTTTCCTGTGGCGCCGGCTGTATGCGCTGGCAGAGCATAAATTCAAGCTCGATTAA
- a CDS encoding nitrate/sulfonate/bicarbonate ABC transporter ATP-binding protein, whose translation MSDSVSTASTAAPAAGAGRSPAAPLIELQHVSKAYTTGGGEPVTILDDISLAVREGEMLALLGQSGSGKSTILRLIAGLTDPTSGAVLSHGKALEGINRKLSIVFQSFALYPWLTVQQNVQVGLTQRRLSARQEQEEIEKVLTLIGLSGFENAFPKELSGGMRQRVGLARAIVAKPEVLCMDEAFSALDVLTAENLRAEVVDLWNNAGETGIKSIFFVTHNIVEAAYMASRIVIISSHPGRIKNVIANPLPYPRDVKSKEFAALVNQIHDAITALALPDEPGDEIEAVEVGAGQTQEQEAQAAAVQDAGAGRVEPIPNVPVGRIVGLLEILQNNQETINIYELSTRIGTDFGETIAIVKAAEMLDLVDTPKHEVTMTTLGWYFLAAPLAARKTLFRKQILRLRLFQMLTARLNENPGARVKEDEILEELASVLPYDQPESLFATLISWGRYAEILDYDQRSGSVHLEVHEGHETQGTSAG comes from the coding sequence ATGTCTGACTCCGTTTCCACTGCTTCCACCGCTGCGCCAGCTGCCGGCGCCGGCCGCAGCCCTGCAGCGCCGCTGATCGAACTGCAGCATGTATCGAAAGCCTATACCACTGGCGGCGGCGAGCCCGTCACCATTCTCGACGACATCAGCCTGGCCGTGCGCGAAGGTGAAATGCTGGCGCTGCTGGGGCAGTCGGGTAGCGGCAAATCGACCATCCTGCGCCTGATCGCCGGGCTCACGGATCCCACCAGCGGCGCCGTGCTCAGTCATGGCAAGGCGCTGGAAGGCATCAATCGCAAGCTCTCCATCGTGTTCCAGAGTTTCGCCCTGTATCCGTGGCTGACGGTGCAGCAGAATGTCCAGGTCGGCCTGACCCAGCGCCGCCTCAGCGCGCGGCAGGAACAAGAAGAAATTGAAAAGGTGCTGACGCTGATCGGCTTGTCCGGCTTCGAGAATGCCTTCCCCAAGGAGCTATCCGGCGGCATGCGCCAGCGCGTCGGCCTGGCGCGCGCGATCGTCGCCAAGCCCGAAGTACTGTGCATGGATGAAGCCTTCAGCGCACTCGACGTGCTCACGGCGGAAAACCTGCGCGCCGAAGTGGTCGACCTGTGGAACAACGCCGGCGAGACCGGCATCAAGAGCATTTTCTTCGTCACCCACAATATCGTCGAAGCGGCCTATATGGCTTCCCGCATCGTGATCATTTCTTCGCATCCGGGGCGCATCAAGAATGTGATCGCCAACCCGCTGCCCTACCCGCGCGACGTCAAGTCGAAGGAATTCGCCGCCCTGGTCAACCAGATCCACGATGCGATCACGGCGCTGGCGCTGCCGGACGAGCCGGGCGACGAAATCGAGGCGGTGGAGGTCGGCGCTGGCCAAACGCAAGAACAAGAGGCGCAGGCGGCCGCCGTGCAGGACGCAGGCGCCGGCCGCGTCGAACCGATTCCTAATGTACCGGTGGGACGGATTGTCGGCTTGCTGGAGATTCTCCAGAACAATCAGGAAACCATCAATATCTACGAACTGAGCACGCGCATCGGCACCGATTTCGGCGAAACGATTGCCATCGTCAAGGCCGCCGAAATGCTGGATCTGGTGGATACGCCGAAACACGAAGTGACGATGACCACGCTCGGCTGGTACTTTCTGGCCGCACCGCTGGCGGCACGCAAGACACTATTCAGGAAACAGATCCTGCGCCTGCGCCTGTTCCAGATGCTGACAGCGCGTCTCAATGAAAATCCGGGTGCGCGGGTGAAGGAAGATGAGATTCTCGAAGAGCTGGCTAGCGTGCTGCCCTACGACCAACCGGAGAGCCTGTTCGCTACGCTGATTTCCTGGGGACGTTACGCTGAGATCCTGGACTATGACCAGCGCAGCGGCAGCGTGCACCTGGAGGTGCATGAGGGGCATGAAACACAAGGAACAAGCGCCGGATAG
- the lpxC gene encoding UDP-3-O-acyl-N-acetylglucosamine deacetylase gives MLKQRTIKKIVKTTGIGVHSGTKVELTLRPAAVDTGIVFRRVDLDPVVDFPAKATEVGDTRMASVLVKDGARVSTIEHLMSACSGLGIDNLYVDVTAEEIPIMDGSASSFVFLLQQAGLEEQNAAKKFVRIKKSVEVREGQGEREKWARLDPCNGFKLKFFIEFNHPAVDGTGQTAEVDFSIESYVKEVARARTFGFMQDVETMRGLGLARGGSLENAIVMDEYRILNSDGLRYENEFVRHKILDAIGDLYLIGHPLLASYTAHKSGHGLNNQLLRALLAQPDAYEVVSFDELTEAPGAYQRQVGQEWALN, from the coding sequence ATGTTGAAACAACGCACTATCAAGAAAATTGTCAAGACGACAGGCATTGGCGTCCATTCCGGCACCAAGGTCGAGCTGACCCTGCGCCCGGCCGCCGTCGATACCGGGATTGTCTTCCGTCGTGTCGACCTTGACCCTGTTGTCGATTTCCCTGCGAAAGCCACCGAAGTCGGCGATACCCGCATGGCTTCCGTGCTGGTCAAGGACGGCGCACGGGTGTCGACCATCGAGCATCTGATGTCGGCCTGTTCTGGACTGGGCATCGATAATCTGTATGTCGACGTCACCGCGGAAGAAATCCCGATCATGGACGGTTCGGCATCTTCCTTCGTGTTCCTGCTGCAGCAAGCCGGACTGGAAGAACAGAACGCCGCTAAGAAATTCGTCCGCATCAAGAAAAGCGTGGAAGTACGCGAAGGCCAGGGCGAGCGCGAGAAATGGGCGCGGCTGGATCCTTGCAACGGTTTCAAGCTCAAGTTCTTTATCGAATTCAATCACCCGGCGGTCGACGGCACCGGCCAGACCGCGGAAGTCGATTTCAGCATCGAGTCATATGTGAAGGAAGTGGCGCGCGCGCGTACCTTCGGTTTCATGCAAGACGTGGAAACCATGCGCGGCCTTGGCCTGGCGCGCGGCGGTTCGCTGGAAAACGCAATTGTGATGGATGAATACCGGATTTTGAACAGCGACGGTTTGCGTTACGAAAACGAATTCGTGCGCCACAAGATCCTGGACGCCATCGGAGATCTGTACCTGATCGGCCATCCGCTCTTGGCCAGCTACACTGCCCATAAATCAGGGCACGGCTTGAACAATCAGCTGCTGCGCGCCTTGCTGGCGCAGCCGGATGCGTATGAAGTGGTCAGCTTCGATGAACTCACCGAAGCGCCGGGCGCCTATCAGCGGCAAGTCGGACAAGAGTGGGCCTTGAACTAA
- a CDS encoding peroxiredoxin, translating to MTIKIGDRLPEGKLAEFIETETAGCALGPNTFNVSDLVKGKKIALFAVPGAFTPTCSAKHLPGYIQHAAEFKAKGVDEIWAISVNDAFVMGAWGRDQKATGIVRLLADGNADFVKALGLDADFGKFGMGTRSQRFSALIDDGVVKQLNVEQGGAFEVSSAETLLGQLA from the coding sequence ATGACCATCAAGATCGGCGATCGCCTGCCGGAAGGCAAATTAGCAGAATTCATCGAAACCGAAACCGCAGGTTGCGCGCTCGGCCCAAATACATTCAATGTCAGCGATCTGGTGAAGGGCAAGAAGATCGCCCTGTTCGCTGTTCCTGGCGCATTCACGCCAACCTGCTCGGCCAAGCATCTGCCTGGCTACATCCAGCACGCGGCAGAGTTCAAGGCCAAGGGCGTTGACGAAATCTGGGCGATTTCAGTGAACGACGCTTTCGTCATGGGCGCCTGGGGCCGCGATCAAAAGGCGACCGGCATCGTGCGTCTGCTGGCTGACGGCAATGCAGATTTCGTCAAGGCGCTGGGCCTGGACGCGGATTTCGGCAAGTTCGGCATGGGTACGCGCTCGCAGCGTTTCTCGGCGCTGATCGACGACGGCGTGGTCAAGCAATTGAACGTTGAACAAGGCGGCGCATTTGAAGTATCCAGTGCGGAAACACTGCTGGGCCAGCTGGCATAA